A window of Bacteroidia bacterium genomic DNA:
ATTGGAAGAAGTGGGAACGATTTTACAAGTGGGTGATGGAATTGCTCGTATTTACGGACTTTCAAAAGTAGAATCTGGAGAGTTGGTGGAATTTGAAAACGGCTTAAAAGGCATCGTTCTCAACTTGGAAGAAGACAACGTAGGTGTGGTTTTATTGGGATCTACCAACGAGTTGAAAGAAGGAGATGTTGCAAAACGTACTGGAAAAATTGCTTCTATCCGCGTAGGCGAAGGAATGTTGGGCCGCGTTGTAGATACACTCGGAAACGCAATTGACGGAAAAGGCGCTATTGGCGGAACTTTATACGAAATGCCGCTCGAAAGAAAAGCTCCCGGAGTAATTTATCGTCAGCCAGTAAATGAGCCACTTCAAACTGGTATCAAAGCGATTGACGCAATGATTCCGATTGGAAGAGGACAACGCGAATTGATTATTGGTGATCGTCAAACAGGAAAAACAGCCGTTGCGATTGATACCATCATCAACCAAAAAGAATTTTACGAAGCAGGAAATCCTGTTTATTGTATTTATGTAGCCATCGGACAAAAAGGTTCGACAGTTGCAAATATTTTAAGAACATTAGAAGAAAACGGAGCAATGCCTTATACCGTAATTGTTTCTGCAACGGCTTCTGATCCTGCTGCAATGCAGTTTTATGCTCCTTTCGCAGGTGCATCTATCGGAGAATTTTTTAGAGATTCTGGTCGCCCAGCATTAATTGTGTACGATGATTTATCGAAACAAGCTGTTGCGTATCGCGAAGTTTCTTTATTATTGAGAAGACCGCCGGGACGCGAAGCATATCCTGGAGATGTATTTTATTTGCACAGCAGATTGTTAGAAAGAGCGGCAAAAATAAATGCCTCTGACGAAATCGCTAAAAACATGAACGATTTACCAGATTCTTTGAAAGGAATTGTAAAAGGTGGCGGTTCATTAACAGCATTGCCAATCATCGAAACACAAGCTGGAGACGTTTCTGCATACATTCCGACTAACGTAATTTCTATTACTGACGGACAAATATTTTTGGAATCGAATTTATTCAACTCTGGTGTGCGCCCTGCTATTAACGTGGGTATTTCCGTATCTCGC
This region includes:
- the atpA gene encoding F0F1 ATP synthase subunit alpha, with amino-acid sequence MAEVKPAEVSAILRQQLAGFKSEAELEEVGTILQVGDGIARIYGLSKVESGELVEFENGLKGIVLNLEEDNVGVVLLGSTNELKEGDVAKRTGKIASIRVGEGMLGRVVDTLGNAIDGKGAIGGTLYEMPLERKAPGVIYRQPVNEPLQTGIKAIDAMIPIGRGQRELIIGDRQTGKTAVAIDTIINQKEFYEAGNPVYCIYVAIGQKGSTVANILRTLEENGAMPYTVIVSATASDPAAMQFYAPFAGASIGEFFRDSGRPALIVYDDLSKQAVAYREVSLLLRRPPGREAYPGDVFYLHSRLLERAAKINASDEIAKNMNDLPDSLKGIVKGGGSLTALPIIETQAGDVSAYIPTNVISITDGQIFLESNLFNSGVRPAINVGISVSRVGGNAQIKSMKKIAGTLKLDQAQYRELEAFAKFGSDLDAATKSVLDKGSRNVEILKQGQFSPVTVEKQVAILFCGTKGLLRDVPVNKVREFEAEFVNFLEVKHKNVLNDLKAGKLTDEVTKTLESVAKDLTAKYKK